One window of Fibrobacter sp. UWEL genomic DNA carries:
- a CDS encoding LptF/LptG family permease has translation MMRFPRYLMWNFLKMFLIVLLGAILMFAVIDFVGNIKTWLARDTKEAIDYYVSYIPYMVYLITPVALFIAVLASVGNMARHLEMSAMQSSGQSPFKTLMPIFFFGIFMSVASYEMSEIVLPDANHRRLEIMETNAQKKKNPRIKEKQDFTFIDSERASWFFKYYSGKSRTGRDVVLLIRNQGRLEERVDARVVRWIEKNPAGDSAAPKIAGRTEGCWQFDRGYLREFHRDGEIVAHKLRNETLCGKVSTHPDDLINERQISDEMDSKMVKNRIEVLKRSGEDTRAMETALHFKRSAHWMNLIVLLIGAALCHRYSRSGGLSQKFGVGLLIVFSYYIVERIGLKMGENGALTPFWAAWISHFIYGGVASVMLYRSFRL, from the coding sequence ATGATGCGTTTCCCCCGGTACTTGATGTGGAACTTCCTGAAGATGTTCCTGATCGTGCTTCTTGGCGCGATCCTCATGTTTGCAGTGATCGACTTTGTGGGTAACATCAAGACATGGCTTGCCCGCGATACTAAGGAAGCCATAGACTACTATGTCAGCTACATTCCCTACATGGTGTACCTGATTACGCCTGTGGCTCTGTTCATCGCCGTTCTTGCATCTGTCGGTAACATGGCTCGCCATCTGGAAATGAGCGCCATGCAGAGCTCGGGCCAGAGTCCCTTCAAGACCTTGATGCCCATCTTCTTCTTCGGCATTTTCATGTCCGTTGCCTCTTACGAAATGAGCGAGATTGTCCTGCCCGATGCAAACCATCGACGCCTGGAAATCATGGAGACCAACGCCCAGAAAAAGAAGAACCCCCGAATCAAGGAAAAGCAGGACTTTACCTTCATCGATAGCGAACGGGCCAGCTGGTTCTTCAAGTATTATTCCGGAAAGAGCCGTACCGGTCGAGATGTTGTCCTTCTCATCCGTAACCAGGGTCGCCTTGAAGAACGTGTGGATGCCCGCGTAGTCCGCTGGATCGAAAAGAACCCCGCGGGAGATTCTGCCGCCCCGAAAATCGCAGGACGTACGGAAGGCTGTTGGCAGTTTGACCGCGGATACCTTCGTGAGTTCCATCGGGATGGTGAAATTGTTGCCCACAAGCTACGTAACGAAACCCTGTGCGGGAAGGTGTCCACTCATCCCGACGACTTGATTAACGAACGTCAGATTTCCGATGAAATGGACTCCAAGATGGTGAAGAACCGTATTGAAGTACTCAAACGTTCAGGTGAAGACACTAGGGCCATGGAGACCGCCTTGCACTTCAAGAGGTCTGCTCACTGGATGAACTTGATTGTGCTTTTGATTGGCGCCGCCCTCTGTCATCGATATAGCCGTTCTGGGGGCCTTTCCCAGAAGTTTGGCGTTGGCCTGTTGATTGTATTTAGCTATTATATCGTTGAAAGAATTGGACTTAAGATGGGTGAGAACGGAGCCTTGACCCCCTTCTGGGCGGCATGGATCAGCCACTTCATTTATGGGGGTGTCGCTTCCGTAATGTTGTATCGTTCTTTCCGCCTGTAG
- a CDS encoding LptF/LptG family permease encodes MILVRYVLKELVGPFLAALFGITFLFVVDFLVKILDNVLSKGLPASTVLEIFVLNLAWMLSLSIPMAVLVASLMAFGRLSGDQEVTACKAAGISPLSLMRPVLIVAMLVSVLMVCFNNWVLPEANHRSVELMNAVSRKKPHAFIDAGRLITQFPDVQLWVTRIDPVSGSLYGVQIYEMEKKGAPRIIYADSASMEYADNGATLMLRLKSGETHMTDADNPENYFRIRFFSQELAMKNVDDRLERRSRSYRSDREMPIEMMMDVVEDAEKKYGEALEQALPRRLATLVTLQKQLEGDSIAPKLKGDDNVAPMDSIQRRRSLQRLRIQEIAALRTTERLFGRMDAEKKRQAQYRVEIHKKYSTGFACFVFILIGAPLGIMARKGGIGTGILYSLAFFVIYWICLIGGENMADRLLMSPVLAMWMSNIIIGVFGVFITIAMVRDRFSGDSKFFRALRAVKGFFGRIFKKLTRRFG; translated from the coding sequence ATGATTTTAGTCCGCTACGTATTGAAAGAGCTTGTCGGCCCCTTTTTGGCCGCACTTTTTGGCATTACGTTCCTTTTCGTAGTGGACTTTCTGGTGAAGATTCTGGACAATGTTCTGTCCAAGGGCTTGCCTGCTTCTACGGTGTTGGAAATCTTCGTCTTGAATCTGGCGTGGATGCTTTCTCTTTCCATTCCTATGGCTGTGCTTGTTGCTAGCCTGATGGCTTTTGGACGTCTTTCGGGCGACCAGGAAGTGACCGCCTGCAAGGCTGCGGGAATTTCGCCCTTGTCCTTGATGCGTCCGGTACTGATCGTTGCCATGCTGGTGTCTGTACTGATGGTATGCTTTAACAACTGGGTGCTGCCCGAGGCCAACCACCGTTCCGTGGAGTTGATGAATGCGGTTTCCCGCAAGAAGCCCCACGCCTTTATCGATGCGGGACGACTGATTACGCAGTTCCCGGATGTCCAGCTTTGGGTGACCCGCATTGACCCTGTGTCCGGCTCCCTCTATGGCGTCCAGATTTACGAAATGGAAAAGAAGGGTGCTCCCCGTATTATCTATGCGGATAGCGCCTCCATGGAATATGCGGATAACGGCGCCACCTTGATGTTGCGCCTGAAGAGCGGTGAAACCCACATGACGGATGCGGATAATCCGGAAAACTATTTCCGTATTCGCTTCTTCTCTCAGGAACTGGCCATGAAGAATGTGGATGACCGTCTGGAACGCCGCAGTCGCAGTTACCGCAGTGATCGTGAAATGCCCATCGAGATGATGATGGACGTGGTGGAGGATGCGGAGAAAAAGTACGGGGAGGCCTTGGAACAGGCTCTGCCTCGCCGATTGGCAACTCTGGTGACTTTGCAGAAACAGCTGGAAGGGGATTCTATCGCCCCTAAACTGAAAGGCGATGACAATGTTGCCCCTATGGATTCTATCCAGCGTAGGAGGTCTCTCCAGAGGTTGCGCATCCAGGAAATTGCCGCTCTTCGCACTACGGAACGTCTTTTTGGCCGTATGGATGCCGAAAAGAAACGTCAGGCTCAATACCGGGTGGAAATCCACAAAAAGTACAGTACTGGTTTTGCCTGCTTCGTGTTTATCCTGATTGGAGCTCCTTTAGGTATTATGGCCCGTAAGGGCGGTATTGGCACGGGTATTCTTTACAGTCTTGCGTTCTTCGTCATTTACTGGATTTGCCTCATTGGCGGGGAAAATATGGCCGATAGGCTTCTGATGTCGCCGGTTCTTGCCATGTGGATGAGCAACATCATCATCGGTGTTTTCGGCGTGTTCATTACCATCGCCATGGTTCGAGACCGCTTCTCCGGCGATTCCAAGTTCTTCCGTGCACTGCGTGCGGTGAAGGGCTTCTTCGGGAGAATCTTCAAGAAACTGACCCGGAGGTTCGGATGA
- a CDS encoding outer membrane protein assembly factor BamD, protein MTLLKKIPLFFGFLTTAFLISSCASGSQEKMTHTQWCGARYEKAEQLFKAEKYGRAIEKMEDILSTCAGTGYMEQAQFLIAESHFNMEDWIEARGEYGSFIVNFPGSPFIETAEFRKAISSFNMEFRVSRDEANTTIAMKDFERYLSNHPDTPLRDSVNYYYGLLVDRMAEKEFQTARLYLRMEKPQAAVIYFKEFLETYPYAKRRPEALIMISQSYNDLDQFETAKLYLNIAKKEAPADNKDFQKQIEKTEKNIAKSEEAFEKRLKKDSEKKRILKEEKELQN, encoded by the coding sequence ATGACCTTGCTTAAAAAGATTCCCCTGTTCTTCGGCTTTTTGACTACTGCCTTTTTAATTAGCTCCTGCGCATCGGGAAGTCAAGAGAAAATGACTCACACCCAATGGTGTGGCGCTCGCTACGAAAAAGCAGAACAGCTGTTCAAGGCGGAAAAGTATGGACGCGCTATCGAAAAGATGGAAGACATCCTTTCCACTTGCGCAGGCACCGGCTATATGGAACAGGCTCAGTTCCTCATTGCAGAAAGTCATTTTAACATGGAAGACTGGATCGAAGCCCGCGGAGAATACGGCAGCTTCATCGTGAACTTCCCCGGCTCCCCCTTCATCGAGACTGCGGAATTCCGTAAGGCAATTTCCTCCTTCAATATGGAATTCCGTGTATCCCGCGACGAGGCTAACACCACCATCGCCATGAAGGATTTTGAACGTTACCTTTCCAATCATCCGGATACTCCCCTCCGCGATTCCGTAAACTACTATTACGGGCTCCTGGTAGACCGCATGGCCGAAAAGGAATTCCAGACCGCACGCCTTTACCTGCGCATGGAAAAGCCCCAGGCAGCCGTCATTTACTTCAAGGAATTCCTGGAAACCTATCCCTATGCCAAGCGCCGTCCGGAAGCCTTGATCATGATTTCCCAGAGCTACAATGACCTGGACCAGTTCGAAACCGCAAAGCTCTACCTGAACATCGCCAAGAAGGAAGCTCCGGCTGACAACAAGGATTTCCAGAAGCAGATCGAAAAGACCGAAAAGAATATCGCCAAGTCCGAGGAAGCCTTCGAGAAGCGCTTGAAGAAGGACTCCGAAAAGAAGCGTATCCTGAAGGAAGAAAAGGAACTGCAGAACTAG